A single window of Treponema denticola ATCC 35405 DNA harbors:
- a CDS encoding ParB/RepB/Spo0J family partition protein: MAKKSALGRGLNALLEEQPANQIVESLNISEDSIINIDPKLLQPNPYQPRKTFDEEKISELAESIKEHGIIQPIVAEKHEDKGYFIIAGERRTRAAISLGLETVPVILRSFEEKKKLEVALIENIQREDLNAIDEALAYQEIMELAAINQEELAKRVGKSRSAITNSLRILKLPEEMKDALRVNKITAGHARSLLSIVNPADQKILFSRILESELSVREAESMAADLNSGIGRITKKQKKETQSLSTDDFELRDIEQQFINSLGTKVQIKGNLKKGVVEISYFSKDDLDMLYKKINS; this comes from the coding sequence GTGGCTAAAAAATCGGCATTAGGAAGGGGGCTCAATGCCCTCTTGGAAGAGCAACCGGCAAATCAGATAGTGGAATCACTGAATATTTCCGAAGACTCAATTATCAATATTGACCCTAAACTGCTGCAACCCAATCCTTATCAGCCTCGAAAAACATTTGATGAAGAAAAAATAAGCGAACTTGCAGAATCAATAAAAGAACACGGAATAATTCAGCCGATTGTAGCCGAAAAACATGAGGACAAGGGTTACTTTATAATAGCCGGAGAAAGGCGCACAAGAGCGGCCATCAGCTTAGGCTTGGAAACGGTTCCGGTAATCCTACGCAGCTTTGAAGAAAAAAAGAAACTGGAAGTAGCCCTTATCGAAAACATTCAGAGGGAAGACCTAAACGCAATCGATGAAGCCCTTGCCTACCAAGAGATTATGGAACTGGCCGCCATAAACCAAGAGGAACTTGCAAAGAGGGTCGGCAAAAGCCGGTCGGCAATTACAAACAGTTTAAGAATATTAAAGCTGCCGGAAGAAATGAAAGATGCTTTGCGGGTAAATAAAATAACGGCAGGTCATGCACGTTCTCTACTATCAATAGTAAATCCTGCCGATCAAAAAATTCTTTTTTCGAGAATTTTAGAATCGGAACTATCGGTACGCGAAGCCGAGTCAATGGCAGCCGATCTTAATTCTGGAATCGGCCGCATAACAAAAAAACAAAAAAAAGAAACGCAATCACTTTCTACCGATGATTTTGAATTAAGAGATATTGAACAGCAGTTTATAAACTCCTTAGGAACAAAGGTTCAAATAAAAGGAAACTTAAAAAAAGGAGTTGTCGAAATATCATACTTTTCAAAAGATGATTTGGACATGCTATATAAAAAGATAAACTCTTAA
- a CDS encoding type II toxin-antitoxin system VapC family toxin has translation MLYLCDTCILIDYLRGKLEAQQKLQQDREQGLGMSSVTYMELMVGALNKREAGIIKKAFSDFEIVEISETISIKAKHLIEKYTKSHGLLIPDALIASTALELGLPLYTTNIKDFRFITDLILA, from the coding sequence ATGCTTTACCTTTGTGATACTTGTATTCTGATAGACTACCTTCGAGGGAAACTTGAGGCTCAGCAAAAACTTCAACAAGACAGAGAGCAAGGTTTGGGCATGTCTTCCGTTACTTATATGGAGTTAATGGTTGGGGCTTTGAACAAGCGTGAAGCCGGTATTATAAAAAAGGCTTTTTCTGATTTTGAGATTGTGGAAATTTCTGAAACAATTTCTATAAAGGCAAAGCACCTGATTGAAAAGTATACTAAAAGTCATGGACTTTTGATTCCTGATGCTTTGATTGCCTCTACGGCATTAGAGTTGGGATTGCCGTTGTATACTACAAATATCAAAGACTTTCGGTTTATTACCGATTTAATTTTGGCATAG
- a CDS encoding sulfite exporter TauE/SafE family protein, translating to MLKDYILYIILGGIIIVNGLFAVRFFIDYWKHRREAKEEPGHPILICCSSFVLYFLSTFGVSDYALSTAFYRATKWVDDKKLPGTLNTQCVLPVAVMALAYINSIEVDILTLVLCIVSQTLGSYILPRFVVKFPIKIIRRVIGFGLLGATVLILLGKMNLLPIGGELTGLTGIKLWVTVVLFAVFGAMNTIGIGSYPVTMLTVYAMGLNPVIAFPIMMGACTFSVPVGSMEYVRLGQYARKITFISSFVGILGVLLAVFVVKSMNISMLQWLVAAILVYSGVTMLHQEYGRKKQQE from the coding sequence ATGTTAAAAGATTATATTCTATACATTATTCTGGGAGGAATAATTATTGTTAACGGTCTTTTTGCCGTTAGATTTTTTATTGACTATTGGAAGCATAGACGGGAAGCAAAAGAAGAACCCGGACACCCTATTCTTATTTGCTGCAGTTCGTTTGTGCTTTATTTTTTATCTACTTTCGGCGTTTCCGATTACGCTCTGTCAACGGCGTTTTACCGAGCAACTAAATGGGTTGACGATAAAAAGCTGCCCGGCACACTTAATACACAATGCGTTCTTCCTGTTGCGGTTATGGCTTTAGCATACATAAATTCAATAGAAGTCGATATTTTAACTTTAGTGTTGTGTATTGTGTCACAAACTTTAGGCTCGTATATTTTACCCAGATTTGTAGTAAAATTTCCCATTAAAATTATCAGACGGGTTATCGGTTTCGGTCTTTTAGGGGCTACCGTATTAATTCTTTTAGGAAAAATGAATTTATTACCAATAGGCGGTGAATTGACTGGTTTGACCGGCATAAAATTATGGGTAACCGTAGTTCTCTTTGCCGTTTTCGGTGCAATGAATACTATCGGTATCGGCTCTTATCCGGTTACCATGCTGACCGTCTATGCCATGGGCTTAAATCCCGTTATCGCTTTTCCGATAATGATGGGTGCCTGTACATTTTCCGTACCTGTAGGCAGTATGGAATATGTCAGATTGGGACAGTATGCAAGAAAAATAACATTTATTTCTTCTTTTGTAGGTATATTGGGCGTATTATTGGCCGTTTTTGTGGTTAAATCCATGAACATATCCATGCTGCAATGGCTGGTGGCTGCAATTTTAGTATATAGCGGTGTAACAATGCTGCATCAGGAATACGGCCGTAAAAAACAGCAGGAATAG
- the cobM gene encoding precorrin-4 C(11)-methyltransferase: MVYFVGAGPGDPDLITIKGRKLIEKADIVIYAGSLVSAEHITFAKPNCKTYNSASMTLEEVIKVMEENCNAQIVRLHTGDPSIYGAVREQMDELDKLRIDYEVIPGVSSCTAAAAAIKKEFTLPDVSQTIILTRMEGRTPVPQEEKLAALAAHKASMAIFLSVQNIENVVAELLKGYKDEATPAAVIYKATWEDQEIITGTLGDIAQKVKKAGINKTAQILVGNFIAGDYKRSQLYNPKFSHEFRKAEK, encoded by the coding sequence ATGGTTTATTTTGTAGGAGCGGGTCCGGGGGATCCGGATTTAATTACGATAAAAGGGCGTAAGCTGATTGAAAAAGCCGATATAGTTATTTATGCAGGCTCTTTGGTTTCAGCGGAGCATATCACGTTTGCAAAGCCTAACTGTAAAACTTATAATTCGGCTTCAATGACTCTTGAAGAAGTTATCAAAGTTATGGAGGAAAACTGCAATGCTCAGATTGTGAGGCTTCACACAGGCGACCCTTCAATTTATGGGGCTGTCAGGGAGCAGATGGATGAGCTTGATAAACTCAGGATAGACTATGAGGTTATCCCGGGCGTAAGCTCTTGTACGGCGGCGGCGGCGGCAATCAAAAAAGAGTTCACCCTTCCCGATGTAAGCCAGACAATTATCTTAACCCGCATGGAAGGCCGCACACCCGTTCCTCAGGAGGAAAAGCTGGCAGCTCTTGCAGCACACAAGGCCTCGATGGCGATTTTTTTGTCGGTGCAAAATATAGAAAATGTAGTTGCAGAACTTCTTAAAGGCTATAAGGATGAAGCTACCCCCGCTGCCGTAATTTACAAGGCGACTTGGGAAGATCAAGAAATAATAACAGGCACCCTCGGCGATATTGCTCAAAAAGTGAAGAAGGCCGGTATAAACAAAACAGCACAAATCTTGGTAGGGAATTTTATTGCGGGAGATTATAAAAGGTCTCAGCTTTACAATCCTAAATTTTCTCACGAATTTAGAAAAGCGGAAAAATGA
- a CDS encoding TIGR02757 family protein, producing MSSQFKDLKKTLDKLVVKYEKPAFIPADPISIPHRFSKKEDIEIAGFFVSIFAWGNRTSILKSADKLMDILQNQPHAFLTQSTPAQLKIINTFYHRTLNGKDSLAIAKAIRRIYLSGSNFEELFKAKNQDEPLISRMSRFRKEFIKNMDPHNTKHIADMEGGSAAKRLNMFLRWMVRSKDKGVDFGLWKSVKPSELYLPLDVHCARRGRALGLLTRKQNDRKAVEEITERLREFCPEDPAKYDFALFAPEVEKALAERNYLHRNSG from the coding sequence ATGAGCTCTCAATTTAAAGACCTAAAAAAGACTCTTGACAAGCTGGTAGTAAAATACGAAAAGCCGGCCTTTATACCTGCCGATCCTATAAGTATTCCGCACCGTTTTTCTAAAAAAGAAGACATAGAAATTGCGGGCTTTTTTGTTTCTATTTTTGCATGGGGAAATAGAACCTCCATCTTAAAAAGTGCGGATAAACTAATGGACATTTTACAAAATCAGCCTCATGCATTTTTAACTCAAAGCACACCGGCTCAGCTAAAAATAATAAACACTTTTTATCACCGCACCCTAAACGGAAAAGACAGTCTCGCCATAGCAAAGGCTATAAGACGCATTTATTTATCGGGCTCAAATTTTGAAGAATTATTTAAAGCTAAAAATCAAGATGAGCCTTTGATAAGCAGGATGAGCCGATTTAGAAAAGAATTTATCAAAAACATGGATCCGCATAATACAAAGCATATAGCCGATATGGAAGGCGGGTCTGCAGCAAAAAGGCTAAATATGTTTTTACGCTGGATGGTAAGGTCTAAGGATAAGGGGGTCGATTTCGGTTTATGGAAAAGCGTTAAACCGTCTGAGCTCTACCTCCCCTTGGATGTTCACTGTGCCCGAAGGGGAAGAGCTCTAGGCCTTTTAACCCGAAAACAAAACGACCGCAAAGCCGTAGAAGAAATAACGGAACGTCTTAGAGAATTTTGTCCCGAAGATCCCGCAAAATACGACTTTGCTCTTTTTGCCCCCGAAGTCGAAAAGGCCTTAGCAGAAAGAAATTACCTCCACAGGAATTCGGGATAG
- a CDS encoding 3-hydroxyacyl-CoA dehydrogenase family protein — MIEKGKKIKVAVVGDGTMGHGISEVFAKAGHTVQIIGLNDASLKSALDRIKLSLNEFVAEGLVSASDIDTIVGRISFSTDIQKAEDAAIVIEALPENMDLKTETFGKLEKICPQDTILATASGHSVSEVIAQVKKRDRVIATHFWFPPQLLPLVEVCGAPETSKATIDTTCELLKGIGKKPVVIDKEIDGFIGNRIQFAALREAWALYDSGVATADAIDSIVRYSIGRRYSVTGPIESADVAGLPVMVNFAAYLQPSLSNDKDPPAKLFDLAKVDGKVYNRSKAEIDKLIAARKKELFRWLAADMEETK; from the coding sequence ATGATTGAAAAAGGAAAGAAAATTAAGGTTGCCGTTGTAGGCGACGGAACGATGGGACACGGTATTTCCGAGGTCTTCGCAAAAGCAGGACATACAGTCCAAATAATAGGATTAAACGATGCAAGTCTTAAATCGGCTCTTGACAGAATTAAATTAAGTCTTAACGAATTTGTTGCCGAAGGACTTGTTTCTGCATCCGACATTGATACTATAGTCGGCCGTATAAGCTTCAGCACCGATATCCAAAAAGCCGAAGATGCGGCTATTGTTATTGAAGCCTTGCCGGAAAATATGGATCTAAAAACCGAAACATTCGGAAAACTGGAAAAGATTTGTCCGCAAGACACTATTTTAGCAACTGCCAGCGGACACTCTGTTTCAGAGGTAATTGCACAAGTAAAAAAACGCGATAGAGTAATTGCTACTCACTTTTGGTTCCCGCCGCAATTGCTGCCTCTTGTTGAAGTATGCGGTGCGCCCGAAACTTCAAAAGCAACAATTGACACAACCTGTGAATTGCTGAAAGGTATAGGAAAAAAACCGGTAGTTATTGATAAAGAAATTGACGGTTTTATCGGTAACCGAATCCAATTTGCCGCTTTAAGAGAAGCATGGGCATTATACGATTCCGGTGTTGCAACCGCCGATGCTATAGATTCTATCGTGCGTTACAGCATAGGCCGCCGTTATTCAGTTACCGGTCCTATTGAATCCGCCGATGTTGCAGGACTTCCAGTTATGGTAAACTTTGCTGCTTATCTTCAGCCATCCTTATCAAACGATAAAGACCCGCCTGCAAAACTGTTTGACTTAGCTAAGGTGGATGGAAAAGTTTATAACCGGTCAAAGGCAGAAATTGATAAATTGATTGCAGCCCGCAAAAAAGAACTGTTCCGTTGGCTTGCTGCCGATATGGAAGAAACAAAATAG
- a CDS encoding nucleotidyltransferase family protein, producing MKPTLLVLAAGMGSRYGGVKQIAAVGRHDETLLDYAVYDAMNNGFGKVVFIIREDIENDFRERFFNRIARNCNADYVFQSMDGFLTDEQIKRAVNRKKPWGTAHAILSAELKINEPFAVINADDYYGRSAYKTIATHLSTLSNDSTEHAMVGYILDKTLSRSGSVSRGVCQVGNGYLIGITEHKDIAYKKEGSVEKIVSEHEGKTVEFSGKETVSMNLFGFSPKIFDFMNEYFKDFIHKYAESEKAECLLPEGVGAMMKKGLGKVKVYTTTERWFGMTYPEDREIVKKELENKVKEGYYPEFLWR from the coding sequence ATGAAACCAACTCTTTTAGTTCTAGCTGCCGGGATGGGCAGCCGATATGGAGGAGTAAAACAAATAGCTGCTGTCGGAAGGCATGATGAAACCTTATTAGACTATGCCGTTTATGACGCGATGAATAACGGCTTTGGAAAGGTTGTCTTTATAATTAGGGAAGATATTGAAAACGATTTTAGAGAGCGCTTTTTTAATAGGATTGCACGCAATTGCAATGCCGATTATGTATTCCAATCTATGGACGGGTTTTTAACCGATGAGCAAATAAAAAGGGCCGTTAATCGGAAAAAACCTTGGGGAACTGCTCATGCTATTTTGTCTGCGGAGTTAAAGATAAATGAGCCTTTTGCGGTTATAAATGCCGATGACTACTACGGCCGCTCGGCTTATAAAACGATAGCAACCCATCTTTCAACCCTGTCAAATGATTCTACGGAACACGCTATGGTCGGTTATATCTTGGATAAAACCTTGAGCCGCTCCGGTTCCGTTTCGAGAGGGGTCTGCCAAGTAGGGAACGGTTACCTTATCGGAATAACCGAGCATAAGGATATTGCGTACAAAAAAGAAGGTTCAGTCGAAAAGATTGTTTCCGAGCATGAGGGAAAGACCGTCGAATTTTCAGGCAAGGAAACTGTTTCGATGAATCTATTCGGCTTCTCTCCTAAAATTTTCGATTTTATGAATGAGTATTTTAAAGACTTTATCCACAAATATGCAGAAAGCGAAAAAGCCGAATGTCTTTTGCCTGAAGGTGTAGGTGCAATGATGAAAAAGGGCTTAGGTAAGGTTAAGGTTTATACTACCACCGAAAGATGGTTCGGAATGACCTATCCCGAAGACAGAGAAATTGTTAAAAAAGAACTTGAAAATAAGGTAAAAGAAGGCTACTATCCCGAATTCCTGTGGAGGTAA
- the cbiG gene encoding cobalt-precorrin 5A hydrolase, giving the protein MKKIAVYSFTEKGNLLGEKLSGLDSQIEHFYNAKTAGGIRSLIPDDFKNRDALIFISSTGIAVRMIKDYIKDKTQDPAVLVIDDLGRFVISLLSGHLGGANALTEKIAKLLGAVSVITTASDGRNIEAVDLFAQKNNYAILSMEDAKIITSLMVDGKSIGFCSEDKTPPINYPHLFILQEKDFNSHLKALTEEKKLEGLIIVSNKKRETVSALSRFLPIVHLVPKNLNLGIGLKKGVDKETVAEAVKKALDSINKDLIAVKEIASIDLKQNEKGLLEFAKELKISPVFFSKSRIEKIEDNFEKSEFVKKTVGVYNVSAPSAFLLGGKIILDKFKHEGVTVSVAESMI; this is encoded by the coding sequence ATGAAAAAAATAGCAGTTTATTCCTTCACCGAAAAAGGAAATTTATTGGGAGAAAAATTATCAGGCTTGGATTCACAAATCGAGCATTTTTATAACGCAAAAACAGCCGGAGGAATCCGCTCCCTTATTCCCGATGATTTTAAAAATCGGGATGCCCTTATTTTTATTTCTTCTACCGGTATTGCCGTCCGCATGATAAAGGATTACATAAAGGATAAAACCCAAGACCCTGCGGTGCTTGTAATCGATGATTTGGGGCGTTTTGTAATTTCGCTTTTGTCGGGTCACTTGGGCGGGGCTAATGCTCTTACCGAAAAAATTGCAAAGCTGCTCGGGGCAGTGAGTGTAATTACAACGGCTTCCGACGGCCGGAATATAGAAGCCGTCGACTTGTTCGCTCAAAAAAACAATTATGCGATTTTATCTATGGAAGATGCAAAGATAATTACCTCCCTTATGGTAGACGGAAAATCTATCGGCTTTTGTTCAGAAGATAAAACTCCGCCGATAAATTATCCCCATCTTTTTATTTTGCAAGAGAAAGATTTTAATTCGCATTTAAAAGCTTTAACCGAAGAAAAAAAACTCGAAGGCCTTATCATCGTTTCAAATAAAAAAAGAGAAACCGTATCGGCTTTAAGCCGGTTTTTGCCCATCGTTCACTTGGTTCCTAAAAATTTAAACTTAGGGATAGGCTTAAAAAAAGGAGTGGATAAAGAAACCGTTGCCGAGGCGGTAAAAAAAGCCCTCGATTCAATAAACAAGGATTTAATAGCCGTTAAAGAGATAGCTTCGATAGACTTAAAACAAAACGAAAAAGGCTTGCTTGAATTTGCAAAAGAATTAAAAATAAGCCCCGTCTTTTTTTCTAAAAGCCGAATAGAAAAAATAGAAGACAATTTTGAAAAGTCCGAGTTTGTAAAAAAGACTGTCGGAGTTTACAATGTTTCGGCCCCTTCCGCCTTTCTCCTCGGCGGCAAAATAATTTTAGATAAGTTCAAACACGAGGGCGTAACCGTTTCGGTTGCTGAGAGCATGATTTAA
- a CDS encoding winged helix-turn-helix transcriptional regulator, whose product METLKTNPKITQQEISKSLNISLRTVKRILARLQEENIVKREGSSRAGTWLVVDEIR is encoded by the coding sequence TTGGAAACATTAAAAACAAATCCCAAAATTACTCAACAAGAAATAAGTAAATCGCTCAATATCTCACTTCGTACCGTTAAGCGTATTTTAGCCCGCTTGCAGGAAGAAAACATTGTAAAACGGGAAGGGTCTTCAAGAGCCGGTACTTGGCTTGTGGTTGATGAAATTAGATAA
- a CDS encoding ParA family protein — protein MGKTFVFVNQKGGVGKTTSVINLGAYIALAGKKTLLIDFDPQGNMSSGVGIQKKRPTIYDALAQKTSIKNTIYPTTVKNLSAIPASIDLSGATVELVDEADREFYLKNIIESVKNEYDYILIDCPPSLGILTLNGLTAADQVYIPLQCEYFALEGLTLLLQTVQRVQQNLNPALEIGGIFFTMFDSRTNLAQEVVQQVSSYFKDKVFSTIIPRNVRLSEAPSHGVPICNYDAKCTGARSYEKLADEVLNRG, from the coding sequence ATGGGAAAAACATTTGTTTTTGTAAACCAAAAGGGCGGGGTCGGGAAGACGACTTCCGTAATTAATTTGGGTGCTTACATCGCACTGGCAGGAAAAAAGACTCTTCTAATAGACTTTGACCCTCAAGGGAATATGTCTTCCGGCGTCGGTATTCAAAAAAAGAGACCGACCATTTATGATGCCCTTGCCCAAAAGACTTCAATAAAAAATACCATCTACCCTACTACGGTAAAAAACTTATCGGCAATCCCGGCTTCGATAGACCTTTCAGGTGCAACGGTAGAGCTTGTAGACGAAGCCGACAGGGAATTCTATCTTAAAAATATTATCGAAAGCGTAAAAAACGAATACGACTATATTTTAATCGACTGCCCCCCGTCTTTGGGTATCTTAACATTAAACGGACTCACGGCAGCCGATCAAGTGTACATACCGCTTCAATGCGAATACTTTGCCCTTGAAGGTTTAACCCTTCTTTTGCAGACAGTTCAAAGGGTACAACAAAATCTTAATCCGGCCCTTGAAATAGGCGGAATATTTTTTACCATGTTCGACTCAAGAACCAATCTTGCTCAAGAGGTTGTACAGCAGGTGTCCTCATATTTTAAAGATAAGGTTTTTTCGACTATTATTCCGCGGAATGTAAGATTATCCGAAGCCCCCTCACATGGAGTTCCGATCTGCAATTATGATGCAAAATGTACGGGAGCAAGGAGTTACGAAAAACTTGCAGATGAGGTACTAAACCGTGGCTAA
- a CDS encoding ACP S-malonyltransferase: protein MNSIFLFSGQGAQFKGMAQDIVDEYGAAKDLIKKIGDITGEDIDALLRHTENEELSRSDKSQLAIIAVETAILAVLKEKGISPKAVAGFSLGEFSALYASGILSFDDMIRIVQKRGTIMQAACDKIAARATEGSGALGMSAILKLEPEKVLELLKPYSDPKSGIVFAANMNSPVQTVISGTAEGLSLAEDLCKEAGAKRCVRLAVAGPFHSPLMEEAAKEFEEVLKSFDFKAPQIPVFSNVTGKQVKSGEEAKANAVLHLTHPVLWTSEEKEIASLSGSLKPFRLLEVGPGNTLCNLWRDSGFASDELACSPTGTLEQLNKIIE, encoded by the coding sequence ATGAACAGTATATTTTTATTTTCGGGGCAGGGTGCCCAATTTAAGGGTATGGCTCAAGATATTGTTGACGAATATGGAGCCGCAAAGGACCTAATCAAAAAAATCGGCGATATAACCGGAGAGGATATCGATGCCCTTTTACGGCACACCGAAAACGAAGAACTTTCAAGAAGCGATAAGAGCCAGTTGGCTATAATTGCGGTTGAGACGGCTATTCTTGCCGTTTTAAAAGAAAAAGGAATCAGCCCTAAGGCCGTTGCAGGTTTCAGTCTGGGCGAATTTTCGGCCCTCTATGCTTCCGGTATTTTAAGCTTTGACGATATGATTCGCATCGTACAAAAACGAGGAACTATTATGCAGGCAGCCTGCGATAAGATTGCAGCCAGAGCAACAGAAGGCTCCGGTGCCCTAGGCATGTCGGCTATTTTAAAACTTGAGCCCGAAAAAGTTCTGGAGCTATTAAAGCCCTATTCCGACCCCAAAAGCGGCATAGTATTTGCTGCCAATATGAATAGTCCCGTTCAAACCGTTATCTCGGGAACGGCGGAGGGCTTAAGCCTTGCAGAAGACTTGTGCAAGGAAGCCGGAGCAAAAAGATGCGTCCGCCTTGCGGTTGCGGGCCCCTTCCACTCCCCCCTAATGGAAGAAGCGGCAAAAGAATTTGAAGAGGTCTTAAAAAGCTTTGACTTTAAAGCCCCTCAAATCCCTGTATTTTCAAACGTTACGGGCAAGCAAGTAAAATCGGGAGAAGAAGCAAAAGCAAACGCAGTCCTTCACCTTACCCATCCCGTCCTATGGACGAGCGAAGAAAAGGAAATCGCTTCTTTGAGCGGAAGTTTAAAACCTTTCCGCCTCTTGGAAGTAGGCCCGGGAAACACCCTGTGCAATCTTTGGAGAGACAGCGGTTTTGCATCGGATGAACTCGCATGTTCCCCGACAGGTACATTGGAACAGCTAAATAAGATTATCGAATAG
- a CDS encoding beta-ketoacyl-ACP synthase III codes for MAIIIKTTGKSIPKKIMHNSDFPASLDTSDEWIRSHTGIGSRYIASQEDTSASLGAEACKQVLANENLNPQDIDLIICATATAEYQGFPSNACLIQKELGAKNAACFDLSAACSGFLYAIDTAAALMERHGRRYALVCGTEVLSKIIDWQDRSTCVLFGDGAGAALLENTFDNSKRGIGSVILGSDGTGYEALYMADHLKMNGRTVYNFAVGVITETVKSLLQKENINMEDVDLVVCHQANKRILEAAAKRLNTDMSKFACNMENYGNTSAASIPITLDDLRLQGKLTEGTTIITAGFGAGLTWGGAVIRF; via the coding sequence ATGGCTATTATAATAAAGACAACAGGGAAGTCTATCCCAAAAAAGATAATGCACAACAGCGATTTTCCCGCTTCTTTAGATACTTCGGATGAATGGATCAGAAGCCACACAGGGATAGGAAGCCGCTATATAGCTTCCCAAGAAGACACAAGTGCATCCCTCGGTGCCGAGGCCTGTAAGCAGGTCTTGGCAAATGAAAATCTAAATCCTCAGGATATAGACTTAATTATCTGCGCCACAGCCACGGCAGAATACCAAGGCTTTCCGTCGAATGCCTGTCTTATCCAAAAAGAACTGGGTGCAAAAAATGCGGCATGTTTTGACCTGTCGGCAGCATGCTCAGGCTTTTTATACGCAATAGATACGGCAGCAGCCCTCATGGAAAGGCACGGCCGGCGTTATGCCCTTGTCTGCGGCACCGAAGTTTTAAGCAAAATAATCGATTGGCAAGACCGTTCTACCTGCGTACTATTCGGAGACGGAGCCGGGGCAGCCCTCCTTGAAAACACCTTTGATAATTCAAAGCGGGGCATAGGCTCGGTAATTTTAGGTTCTGACGGAACAGGTTATGAAGCTCTTTATATGGCAGACCATCTAAAAATGAACGGAAGAACCGTCTACAATTTTGCAGTCGGCGTTATAACCGAAACCGTAAAAAGCCTTCTTCAAAAAGAAAACATCAATATGGAAGATGTAGACTTGGTTGTATGCCACCAAGCCAATAAGCGTATTTTAGAAGCCGCCGCAAAAAGACTTAACACCGATATGAGCAAATTCGCATGCAATATGGAAAACTACGGAAACACTTCGGCAGCTTCCATTCCGATAACCCTCGATGATTTAAGGCTTCAAGGAAAATTAACTGAAGGAACAACAATAATTACGGCAGGCTTTGGGGCCGGGCTCACTTGGGGCGGTGCCGTTATAAGATTTTAG